The Gemmata palustris genome includes a region encoding these proteins:
- a CDS encoding carboxypeptidase M32, which yields MTASEAYAELVRRSKELGVLNSCAAVLNWDHQTYMPRNGGALRGEQMAFLASLSHQKFTDPKVGDLLGAVEASDLVRDPESDAGANVRELRRGYDRATKIPQALVEELARVTTQAQQVWEQARKKNDYASFRPLLEQVVKLKREEANAVGFKEHPYNALIEEYEPGTTVAELKTLFAGLTAELAPLVRKIVASPKQPDKSVLEREFPIDRQKVFAEAAAVAIGFDFHSGRLDTTAHPFCSGFGPGDCRITTRYNPRFFNEAFFGVLHETGHAMYEQNLPAEHFGTPLGVACSFGIHESQSRLWENQVGRGRPFWEHFYPRLQQTFPAALTDVSKDAFYFAINDVRPSLIRVEADEATYNLHIALRFELELALLSGDLTTGDLPGAWAERVEALLGLKIPDDARGCLQDIHWSFGGIGYFPTYTLGNLYAAQLMDAVRREFGAGIEDDFRHGDFTRLKGWLNQHIHRHGQRYRAGELCQRATGAPLSPKPFLSYLSEKFGAFYGVC from the coding sequence ATGACCGCCTCTGAAGCCTATGCCGAATTGGTCCGCCGGTCCAAAGAACTCGGCGTGCTCAATTCGTGTGCCGCCGTGCTGAACTGGGACCACCAGACGTACATGCCGCGCAACGGCGGCGCGCTGCGCGGCGAACAGATGGCGTTTCTCGCCAGTCTCTCGCACCAGAAGTTTACGGACCCCAAGGTCGGCGACCTTCTCGGTGCGGTCGAAGCGTCAGACCTCGTGCGCGATCCCGAATCCGATGCCGGCGCGAACGTGCGCGAGTTGCGGCGCGGGTACGATCGCGCGACCAAGATCCCGCAAGCCCTCGTCGAAGAACTCGCGCGCGTCACCACGCAGGCGCAACAGGTTTGGGAACAGGCCAGGAAGAAAAACGATTACGCGAGCTTCCGCCCGCTGTTGGAGCAGGTCGTCAAACTCAAGCGCGAAGAGGCGAACGCGGTCGGCTTCAAGGAGCACCCGTACAACGCGCTCATCGAAGAATACGAACCGGGAACAACGGTTGCGGAACTGAAAACACTGTTCGCGGGGTTAACGGCCGAACTCGCGCCGCTAGTACGGAAGATCGTCGCATCTCCGAAGCAGCCCGATAAGAGCGTGCTGGAGCGCGAGTTCCCCATCGATCGGCAGAAGGTGTTCGCAGAGGCCGCCGCGGTCGCCATCGGGTTCGACTTCCATTCCGGGCGCCTCGACACCACCGCGCACCCCTTTTGCTCCGGCTTCGGTCCCGGAGATTGCCGCATCACGACGCGATACAATCCGCGGTTCTTCAACGAAGCCTTCTTCGGCGTGCTCCACGAAACCGGGCACGCCATGTATGAACAGAACCTCCCGGCCGAACATTTCGGCACGCCACTCGGCGTCGCGTGTTCGTTCGGTATCCACGAATCACAGTCGCGCTTGTGGGAGAACCAGGTCGGCCGCGGGCGCCCATTCTGGGAGCATTTTTACCCGCGACTTCAACAGACGTTCCCCGCGGCTCTCACGGACGTGTCGAAAGATGCGTTCTACTTCGCAATCAACGACGTTCGGCCGTCACTTATTCGCGTTGAGGCGGACGAGGCGACTTACAACTTGCACATTGCGCTCCGGTTCGAGTTGGAGCTCGCGCTCCTGTCCGGCGATCTGACAACTGGCGACCTTCCGGGCGCGTGGGCCGAGCGGGTTGAAGCGCTGTTGGGATTAAAAATTCCTGATGACGCCCGCGGATGCCTCCAGGACATCCACTGGAGTTTTGGTGGCATCGGATATTTCCCCACGTACACGCTCGGCAACCTGTACGCGGCTCAACTGATGGATGCGGTTCGGCGCGAATTTGGAGCCGGGATCGAAGACGATTTCCGTCACGGTGACTTCACGCGACTCAAAGGCTGGCTGAACCAGCACATTCACCGCCACGGACAGCGCTACCGGGCCGGGGAATTGTGTCAGCGCGCGACCGGTGCGCCGCTTTCGCCCAAACCATTCCTGTCGTACCTGAGCGAAAAGTTCGGGGCGTTCTATGGGGTGTGCTAG
- a CDS encoding helix-turn-helix domain-containing protein, with product MHDPAPLTVSQAAEWLGISVAALLALIHAGRLTASNVGLGSRRPRWRVTRDALETFLAAHATSPKRVAVKRRRKALGRTIEFF from the coding sequence GTGCATGATCCCGCACCACTTACCGTAAGCCAAGCGGCCGAGTGGCTCGGCATATCGGTAGCGGCCCTTCTCGCCCTCATTCACGCGGGCCGCCTCACCGCGAGCAACGTCGGACTCGGTTCCCGGCGTCCGCGCTGGCGCGTCACCCGTGATGCGCTCGAAACGTTCCTCGCCGCACATGCGACGAGCCCGAAACGAGTCGCAGTGAAGCGCCGTCGGAAGGCACTGGGGCGAACGATCGAGTTCTTCTAA
- a CDS encoding rhomboid family intramembrane serine protease, with translation MPVMEPGHETESPACADETPLPIQVNGLELSSAPAAPPAPVPSAPTAASVLLWIAASEGAWFPSRFATESGTSRDSLDDPLAELRLAGLIAATDWLRGEGQGYTLTPAGTSATTTPAVLELLKQGRPAAHIAALIAPPEQDAPPAGSRASETEDESDADRDVARSLRPPLVVPILLMANALWFFICVVWGIRWGLPLSRSLWAGHSEILHRFGAVTGLDLIHGEWWRLITCCFVHIGAVHLILNMFALAMMGPLAELLWGRRRLLIIYLVSGLGGSALAMALRPDVLLAGASGAIWGIQMSLFAWLFTFRRQLPPHVAADWLRRLTIVFLLNAGGSFLPNVSWEGHLGGGVVGFAAAGLLNAVRFGDRQRRLAARVLLVLLPLFCLAGLASAMGARGTPKWQQIHQRLAAIEQQNRVRALVQQFDDEVAPRLVRLTGEGGPKREARINVTPGELNALLILKDTKRVPEKLARTREKVEELKKTAEEVAELTAGTSTGVLPLDQHRGRVHQFALARAKSLELLLALLDSATPPPRAAWDAWQAARLDADRLWEETKTR, from the coding sequence ATGCCAGTTATGGAACCGGGACACGAAACTGAATCACCCGCGTGCGCGGACGAAACACCCCTACCCATTCAGGTCAATGGTTTGGAGCTCTCATCCGCCCCCGCAGCGCCTCCCGCTCCGGTCCCGAGCGCGCCGACGGCCGCGTCGGTGCTGCTCTGGATCGCCGCTTCGGAAGGTGCCTGGTTCCCGTCGCGCTTCGCGACCGAGAGTGGAACCTCTCGGGATAGTTTAGACGACCCACTGGCCGAACTGCGTCTCGCGGGCCTAATAGCGGCCACGGACTGGCTCCGGGGGGAGGGACAGGGCTACACCCTAACGCCCGCGGGCACGAGCGCAACCACAACGCCCGCCGTGCTCGAATTGCTAAAACAAGGCCGCCCCGCGGCCCACATCGCCGCGCTCATCGCACCCCCGGAACAGGACGCCCCCCCCGCGGGATCGCGAGCGAGCGAAACCGAAGACGAAAGTGATGCCGACCGCGACGTGGCGCGTTCGCTCCGCCCGCCCCTGGTCGTGCCCATCCTTTTGATGGCGAACGCGCTCTGGTTCTTCATCTGTGTCGTTTGGGGCATCCGCTGGGGGCTGCCCCTCTCACGGAGCCTCTGGGCCGGGCACTCGGAAATCCTGCACCGCTTCGGCGCGGTGACCGGCCTCGATCTGATTCACGGAGAGTGGTGGCGCCTGATTACGTGCTGCTTCGTCCACATCGGTGCGGTTCACCTGATTCTGAATATGTTCGCGCTGGCCATGATGGGACCACTGGCGGAGCTGCTCTGGGGGCGCCGGCGGCTACTAATTATCTATCTCGTTTCCGGCCTCGGAGGGAGCGCGCTGGCGATGGCCTTGCGCCCCGATGTGCTCCTCGCCGGAGCGTCGGGAGCCATCTGGGGCATCCAGATGTCCCTGTTCGCGTGGCTGTTCACGTTCCGCCGACAACTGCCCCCGCACGTCGCGGCCGACTGGCTCCGGCGCCTCACCATCGTGTTCCTGTTGAACGCGGGCGGGAGCTTCCTACCGAACGTGAGTTGGGAAGGGCACCTCGGGGGCGGCGTGGTCGGGTTCGCTGCGGCAGGTCTCCTGAACGCGGTGCGCTTCGGTGACCGCCAACGGCGCTTGGCGGCACGGGTGCTCCTGGTACTGTTGCCCCTGTTCTGTTTGGCCGGACTCGCGAGCGCGATGGGCGCGCGGGGGACACCCAAGTGGCAGCAAATCCACCAGCGCCTCGCCGCGATCGAGCAACAGAACCGGGTGCGCGCGCTGGTGCAACAATTCGACGACGAGGTCGCCCCTCGACTCGTCCGCCTCACCGGTGAGGGCGGACCGAAGAGAGAGGCTCGCATCAACGTGACGCCGGGCGAATTGAACGCACTGTTGATTCTGAAAGACACCAAACGGGTGCCGGAAAAGCTCGCGCGAACAAGGGAGAAGGTTGAGGAACTCAAGAAGACGGCCGAGGAGGTGGCGGAGCTAACCGCGGGCACCTCGACCGGTGTACTCCCGCTCGACCAGCACCGGGGCCGCGTTCACCAATTCGCGCTCGCCCGTGCGAAGTCGCTCGAGTTATTGCTCGCACTGCTCGATTCCGCGACCCCGCCGCCGCGCGCCGCGTGGGACGCCTGGCAAGCCGCCCGACTCGATGCCGACCGCCTTTGGGAAGAAACCAAGACGAGGTGA
- a CDS encoding tRNA modification GTPase has translation MHSPLPASLYFFAGPKSYTGQDLAELHTIGSLPLVERLVADLLAAGARPARPGEFTMRAFLAGKKDLPQAEAVQAVIEAGTDADLTAALAQLAGGVSQPLNMLRDDLLNLLADIEAALDFADEDIEFVGRAEILTRVQSAIDQLEMVRKQLDDRTVSGRPVRVALVGLPNAGKSSLFNALAGGAALVSPTPGTTRDYLTKSVTLTGITIELIDTAGWQGSSDTIEEQAQRLGSEQTTRADVIVWCDEHGTFSTADESRLLAVGATVLKVRTKSDLRTEQPAKGSHISASALAPNGLDDLRTALSDTVTSLTRPALAPSQSRCRHHVLACLEHLREARALAASNNAPELLALALRGAIEPLGEMTGAVYTNDLLDRIFSRFCIGK, from the coding sequence GTGCATTCACCGCTTCCCGCGTCACTGTACTTCTTTGCCGGCCCCAAGTCGTACACCGGGCAAGACCTCGCGGAACTGCACACGATTGGCTCCCTGCCCCTCGTCGAGCGCCTCGTTGCGGACCTACTGGCAGCCGGCGCGCGGCCGGCGCGCCCGGGCGAGTTCACAATGCGAGCGTTCCTCGCGGGCAAGAAGGATCTGCCACAAGCGGAAGCGGTGCAAGCCGTAATCGAGGCCGGTACCGACGCGGACCTGACCGCGGCCCTCGCGCAGCTCGCCGGGGGCGTGTCGCAACCCCTCAACATGCTCCGCGACGACCTGCTGAACCTGCTTGCTGACATCGAAGCTGCACTCGACTTCGCGGACGAAGACATTGAATTCGTTGGAAGAGCGGAAATACTCACCCGCGTTCAAAGTGCGATCGACCAGCTCGAAATGGTGCGGAAGCAACTCGACGACCGAACCGTATCCGGGCGCCCGGTTCGCGTGGCGCTCGTGGGGCTACCGAACGCGGGAAAGAGCAGCCTATTCAACGCACTTGCGGGCGGGGCCGCCCTCGTCAGCCCGACTCCAGGAACCACACGCGACTACCTCACGAAGTCAGTCACCCTTACGGGCATAACAATCGAGTTGATCGACACCGCGGGCTGGCAAGGCTCATCCGACACGATCGAAGAACAGGCACAGCGACTCGGGAGCGAGCAAACGACGCGCGCGGACGTCATCGTTTGGTGCGACGAACACGGCACTTTCAGCACCGCGGACGAATCGCGATTGCTCGCGGTCGGCGCCACCGTCCTGAAGGTGCGAACGAAAAGCGACTTGCGAACTGAGCAACCCGCGAAAGGAAGTCACATCAGTGCATCCGCGCTCGCTCCCAATGGCCTCGACGACCTCCGCACGGCACTGAGTGACACAGTTACGTCACTCACGCGCCCGGCCCTGGCGCCGAGCCAAAGTCGGTGCCGGCACCACGTCCTCGCGTGCCTCGAGCACCTGCGCGAAGCCCGCGCGCTGGCTGCAAGCAACAACGCACCGGAACTACTCGCACTCGCGCTGCGTGGCGCAATCGAACCGCTCGGTGAGATGACGGGTGCGGTATATACCAACGATTTGCTCGATCGCATCTTTTCGCGCTTTTGCATCGGGAAGTAG
- a CDS encoding serine/threonine-protein kinase, translated as MTETAATNAGDTHAHPYPRREAPADTFSQSTPPPDVGTIVGPFELKEKLGEGVSCHVFRGWDQTRSAPVALKILNWANVYDRAAAMKQLRMEAATLARVKHPKVVRFIDFGFDPRWPYLVTEFFEGRPLGELLRAGGSLPPEWCLFLISQMADALGAVWQAGVVHRDIKPDNILVGPNGNAKLIDFGLAKADVLAARARTGPELAGTAAYLAPEQAKDASTVDHRADIYSLGVTLYEALVGRLPFEGRNRVQVIFQHLNATPVPPSERVDGLPPLVSDLCLWMLSKNPDDRPQNYQELRQALDTVIGVAR; from the coding sequence GTGACCGAAACAGCGGCCACGAACGCTGGGGACACGCACGCGCACCCGTACCCGCGCCGGGAGGCACCCGCGGACACGTTCTCGCAGTCCACTCCACCTCCCGACGTGGGCACCATCGTCGGGCCGTTCGAGCTGAAAGAAAAGCTCGGCGAAGGGGTGTCGTGTCACGTGTTCCGGGGGTGGGACCAAACCCGCTCGGCGCCGGTTGCACTGAAGATCCTCAACTGGGCCAACGTGTACGACCGCGCCGCTGCCATGAAGCAGCTTCGGATGGAAGCGGCGACGCTGGCCCGCGTCAAGCACCCGAAGGTCGTCCGGTTCATCGATTTCGGCTTCGATCCGCGCTGGCCGTACCTGGTTACCGAGTTCTTCGAGGGCCGGCCGCTCGGCGAATTGCTCCGCGCCGGCGGATCACTTCCGCCGGAGTGGTGCTTGTTCCTCATCTCGCAAATGGCCGACGCGCTGGGCGCGGTCTGGCAGGCCGGGGTGGTTCACCGCGACATCAAGCCGGACAACATTCTGGTGGGTCCGAACGGCAACGCGAAGTTAATCGACTTCGGGTTGGCGAAAGCCGATGTGCTGGCCGCGCGCGCACGCACCGGCCCGGAACTGGCCGGCACCGCGGCGTACCTCGCCCCGGAGCAAGCGAAGGACGCGAGCACGGTGGACCACCGGGCCGACATCTATTCTCTCGGTGTAACGCTTTACGAAGCTCTCGTCGGGCGGCTCCCGTTCGAGGGACGGAACCGCGTACAGGTGATTTTCCAACACCTCAATGCGACCCCCGTGCCGCCATCGGAGCGCGTCGACGGGTTACCGCCGCTCGTGTCCGATTTGTGCCTGTGGATGCTCTCGAAGAACCCCGACGACCGGCCGCAGAATTACCAGGAACTGCGCCAGGCACTCGACACCGTGATCGGCGTCGCACGCTGA
- a CDS encoding AAA family ATPase, which produces MVGPNPSTNGHAIGSTRDEPKLIVESLEGLRPKPLRWLVPGRIPAGLVGLLAGDGGHGKSMTTLELAAAVTTGRCAFGLKYPDPVKGKALLVSCEDDWERTIIPRLAALGADLTRVLRVKGVKLKSDGQTLDFHLGHYRELERLLKSDPEIKLVSIDPAGAYIGRSGINEHKDAELRTILDPLNGTANDTGATVLLVKHLNKSASVSAVQRVGGSVGYVNAVRFAYLIAPDPEDPDRKLMMPIKANVLPAGTHGLAFRMEAIEPDEAREMLTAVWPDLDPNETTELAKQMFRQRWEDGVTNDPNEVTGAVGKRNDKSRVEKCAEWLCGLLRARARPSKEIEAAAKKAGFTFDNLKEAKVKLKDQGLVSSNRSCFRGVWWSGFGDPDEWNSQPESSSAPFTPFTPQSPFSPPSPHTGKTRGIQSGESGERRETGERVEGGGRLFDNPPMPLLPD; this is translated from the coding sequence ATGGTCGGGCCTAACCCAAGCACGAACGGGCACGCGATCGGGTCCACGAGGGACGAGCCGAAGCTCATTGTCGAGTCCCTCGAAGGGTTGCGCCCCAAACCGCTGAGGTGGCTCGTTCCCGGGCGCATACCCGCCGGGTTGGTAGGGTTGCTCGCGGGCGACGGGGGGCACGGAAAGTCGATGACCACACTCGAACTCGCCGCGGCGGTCACGACCGGGCGGTGCGCGTTCGGTTTGAAATACCCTGACCCGGTAAAGGGGAAGGCCCTGCTCGTGAGTTGCGAGGACGATTGGGAGCGGACCATAATCCCGCGACTCGCCGCGCTCGGTGCAGACCTGACTCGCGTCCTGCGGGTCAAGGGGGTGAAACTGAAGAGTGACGGACAAACACTCGATTTTCACTTGGGACATTACCGGGAACTGGAACGACTCTTGAAGTCGGACCCCGAAATCAAATTGGTCTCGATCGACCCGGCCGGCGCGTACATCGGCCGGAGCGGGATTAATGAGCATAAGGACGCCGAACTCCGCACCATCCTGGACCCGCTGAACGGGACCGCGAACGATACCGGCGCTACAGTCCTCCTGGTCAAGCATCTGAACAAGTCGGCGAGCGTCTCGGCCGTTCAGCGCGTGGGCGGGTCGGTGGGGTATGTAAACGCGGTCCGGTTCGCGTACCTAATCGCGCCCGATCCAGAAGACCCGGACCGAAAACTAATGATGCCGATCAAGGCGAACGTGCTCCCGGCCGGGACGCATGGGCTTGCTTTCCGAATGGAAGCGATCGAGCCGGACGAGGCCCGCGAGATGCTTACGGCCGTATGGCCGGACCTGGACCCCAACGAGACGACCGAACTCGCCAAACAGATGTTTCGGCAGCGCTGGGAGGACGGGGTAACGAACGACCCGAACGAAGTGACGGGGGCCGTTGGGAAGCGGAACGACAAGAGCAGGGTCGAGAAGTGCGCCGAATGGCTGTGCGGGTTGCTAAGGGCACGCGCGCGCCCTTCCAAAGAGATTGAGGCCGCTGCAAAGAAAGCAGGCTTCACATTTGACAATTTAAAGGAGGCAAAGGTGAAGCTGAAGGATCAAGGATTGGTAAGTTCTAACCGAAGCTGTTTTCGCGGTGTATGGTGGTCGGGGTTCGGAGACCCGGATGAGTGGAACTCTCAGCCCGAATCGTCTTCGGCTCCCTTTACTCCCTTTACCCCCCAGTCTCCCTTCTCTCCCCCCTCTCCCCACACTGGAAAAACAAGGGGAATCCAGAGTGGGGAGTCTGGGGAGAGAAGGGAGACTGGGGAGAGAGTGGAGGGTGGAGGGAGGCTCTTCGACAACCCACCAATGCCGCTACTTCCGGACTGA
- a CDS encoding pseudouridine-5'-phosphate glycosidase produces the protein MNTTQEKPEWLVISEEVRTALAAGRPVVALESTLIAHGLPWPVNVETARESETAVRSAGAVPATIAVLNGVPLVGLSDAQLEDLARLPNVRKASRRDLGAVVALKQHAATTVSATMTLAHAAGIRVFATGGLGGAHREGEPFDISADLAELARTPVLVVCAGAKSILHLPRTLEILETFGVPVVGYRTDAFSTFYVRDHVPPLPVSVRVESPHETAALFAAHVRMGGAGAVLAQPCPVDVAVPAAEFDAWRSEAEKAAIAANVTGAKVTPFLLARIAELSAGRTLAANRALIVANARLAAEVAGALAGFRADPTTTS, from the coding sequence TTGAACACGACACAAGAGAAGCCTGAATGGTTAGTGATCTCCGAGGAAGTGCGAACCGCGCTGGCCGCGGGGCGCCCGGTCGTTGCACTGGAATCGACGCTCATCGCACACGGCTTGCCGTGGCCGGTGAACGTGGAGACCGCGCGCGAATCGGAAACCGCGGTGCGTTCTGCCGGTGCGGTCCCGGCAACAATCGCGGTCCTGAACGGTGTGCCGCTCGTGGGTCTTTCGGACGCGCAGCTCGAAGACCTCGCGCGGCTGCCGAACGTGCGGAAGGCGAGTCGGCGCGATCTCGGTGCGGTGGTCGCGCTGAAGCAACACGCGGCAACGACGGTTTCGGCAACGATGACCCTCGCGCACGCGGCCGGCATCCGCGTGTTCGCGACGGGAGGACTCGGTGGCGCGCACCGCGAAGGGGAACCGTTCGACATTTCTGCTGATCTCGCCGAACTCGCTCGCACGCCGGTGTTGGTGGTGTGTGCGGGCGCGAAGAGCATCTTGCACCTTCCGCGAACGCTGGAAATCCTTGAAACGTTCGGTGTGCCGGTCGTGGGGTACCGCACGGATGCGTTCTCGACCTTCTACGTGCGAGATCACGTTCCGCCGCTCCCCGTCTCCGTGCGAGTCGAATCCCCACACGAAACCGCAGCACTGTTTGCTGCACACGTGCGAATGGGCGGGGCCGGTGCGGTGCTCGCGCAACCGTGCCCGGTTGATGTCGCGGTACCGGCCGCGGAGTTCGATGCGTGGCGGAGCGAAGCGGAGAAGGCCGCAATTGCCGCGAACGTCACCGGCGCGAAGGTGACGCCGTTCTTGCTCGCGCGAATCGCGGAGTTGAGCGCTGGCCGCACGCTCGCAGCGAATCGCGCGCTCATCGTGGCGAATGCGCGACTCGCGGCGGAAGTCGCCGGGGCTCTCGCGGGCTTTAGAGCCGACCCTACAACGACGTCATGA
- a CDS encoding DUF1559 family PulG-like putative transporter has protein sequence MPFHFTRSAPALALALSVGLVGLPACKKSKPTVPDSSTPTPPPGPGIPSPGPSAGGGDPAAPKGPIFRTQSPLTAAARLAAERNMKQIVLGVHNFESAHGALPAGYADKTGKPGLSWRVAILPFIEQDGLFRQFKLDEPWDSDHNKKLIDKMPTMFAPPNTSTNGYTFARGFTGMNTWLPPQQGTGAPGQLLYGTKLSQFSDGTSNTFLVADAGNAVIWTKPDEMLFAPNNVPKLGGVFESGIVVGLADASVKFVRSGMSPQKLALAIQINDGQILDLDN, from the coding sequence ATGCCCTTTCATTTCACCCGTTCGGCGCCGGCCCTCGCGCTCGCGCTGTCGGTCGGTCTCGTCGGCCTGCCCGCGTGTAAGAAGAGCAAGCCCACCGTACCCGATTCGTCCACGCCAACTCCGCCCCCCGGCCCCGGCATCCCCTCACCCGGCCCGAGCGCCGGTGGAGGCGACCCGGCAGCACCGAAGGGGCCGATCTTCCGCACGCAAAGCCCGCTGACCGCCGCGGCGCGCCTCGCGGCCGAGCGGAACATGAAGCAGATCGTCCTGGGGGTACACAATTTTGAGAGCGCCCACGGGGCGCTCCCCGCCGGGTACGCGGACAAGACCGGTAAGCCGGGACTGAGCTGGCGCGTCGCGATCTTGCCGTTCATCGAGCAAGACGGCTTGTTCAGGCAGTTCAAACTCGACGAGCCCTGGGACAGCGATCACAACAAGAAGCTCATCGACAAGATGCCGACGATGTTCGCTCCGCCGAACACGAGCACGAACGGGTACACATTCGCGCGCGGGTTCACCGGGATGAACACATGGCTCCCGCCACAGCAGGGTACGGGAGCGCCGGGTCAACTGCTGTACGGAACCAAACTCTCGCAATTCTCAGACGGTACCTCGAACACGTTCCTGGTAGCCGACGCGGGCAACGCGGTGATCTGGACCAAGCCGGACGAGATGTTGTTTGCGCCGAACAACGTGCCGAAACTCGGTGGTGTGTTCGAGAGCGGAATTGTGGTGGGTTTGGCCGACGCTTCGGTGAAATTTGTTCGTAGTGGCATGAGCCCGCAGAAGCTCGCACTGGCGATTCAGATCAACGACGGTCAAATCCTCGATCTCGACAACTGA
- a CDS encoding tyrosine-type recombinase/integrase, giving the protein MKKKPKPKKPYPDFPLFLHQTGQWAKKVRGKLHYFGTDPDAALSKYLDQRDDLQAGRTPRASNDGLTVRDLANRFLTSKKTLLDSGELSPRTWAHYFLTCENLVGAFGKTRLVLDLTSEDFEKLRATLSKTRGAHALSGEVQRVRTLFKYAWDEGLIEKPVRFGTLFKKPSKKAMRKARHEAGPKMIEADELRTLLGAAAQPMRAMILLAINCGYGQTDVANLPLKAIDFKGGWIDYPRPKTEVMRRCPLWPETIAALREVIPERPKAKSAADAGLMFVTKYGARWVRTRDRGDKPATTVDAVQLEFGKLLVASELKRPGVGFYALRHTFRTVADGAKDQPAIDHIMGHARDDMASLYRERIGDDRLRAITDHVRAWLWPPSEIAHDGQTSNNSFDRPRE; this is encoded by the coding sequence GTGAAGAAGAAGCCCAAACCGAAGAAGCCCTACCCCGACTTCCCCCTCTTCTTACACCAGACCGGTCAGTGGGCCAAGAAGGTTCGCGGCAAGCTGCACTACTTCGGCACCGATCCCGATGCGGCTCTGTCCAAGTACCTCGACCAGCGCGACGACCTGCAAGCCGGGCGCACCCCTCGCGCGTCCAACGACGGTCTCACGGTCCGCGACCTCGCGAACCGCTTCCTCACGTCCAAGAAGACCCTTCTCGATTCGGGTGAACTGTCGCCGCGCACTTGGGCGCACTACTTCCTCACTTGCGAAAACCTCGTCGGCGCGTTCGGAAAGACCCGACTCGTACTCGACCTCACCAGCGAGGATTTCGAGAAGCTCCGCGCGACCCTGTCGAAGACGCGCGGGGCGCATGCCCTGTCGGGTGAGGTCCAGCGCGTGCGGACGCTTTTCAAGTACGCATGGGACGAGGGGCTCATCGAAAAGCCGGTTCGGTTCGGAACACTGTTCAAGAAGCCGTCGAAGAAGGCCATGCGGAAGGCGCGCCACGAGGCCGGTCCCAAAATGATCGAAGCCGACGAACTGAGGACGTTACTCGGCGCGGCAGCACAACCGATGAGGGCCATGATCCTTCTCGCGATCAACTGCGGGTACGGGCAGACCGACGTTGCGAACCTACCGCTCAAAGCCATTGACTTTAAGGGCGGGTGGATCGATTACCCGCGTCCGAAAACCGAGGTCATGCGCCGGTGCCCACTCTGGCCCGAAACGATTGCGGCGCTCCGCGAGGTCATCCCCGAGCGCCCCAAAGCCAAGAGCGCGGCCGATGCGGGATTGATGTTCGTCACCAAGTACGGGGCTCGCTGGGTGAGAACACGGGACCGCGGGGACAAACCGGCGACGACCGTTGACGCGGTGCAACTGGAGTTCGGGAAGTTACTCGTGGCGTCAGAACTGAAACGTCCCGGCGTCGGCTTCTACGCCCTGCGGCATACGTTCCGCACCGTGGCCGACGGCGCGAAGGATCAGCCCGCGATCGACCACATCATGGGCCACGCGCGTGACGACATGGCCAGTTTGTACCGCGAGCGCATCGGGGACGATCGGTTGAGAGCCATCACCGATCACGTTCGCGCGTGGCTCTGGCCTCCGTCTGAGATTGCTCACGACGGACAGACAAGCAATAATTCATTCGATCGGCCGCGGGAGTAG
- a CDS encoding putative signal transducing protein yields MAGRLVTIATFDELIDAHTAKGALEAAGIQMHLDNEQASSLFGQVMLPIGIRLVVREEDEPQAVKVLDETFGTHEPVDEADLAVQAEATLAEDAADAAEPASAANPTADSVAREKDARLAFQAAVIGNLMPLVALFALRMIRRASTGPGELSPRGRWNLRAAILLSIWPLFLVGIGGLSVLVVAIFMLLSPLLG; encoded by the coding sequence ATGGCGGGACGCCTCGTCACGATCGCGACGTTCGATGAGTTGATAGATGCCCACACCGCGAAAGGTGCTCTGGAAGCGGCCGGCATTCAAATGCACCTCGACAATGAACAAGCCTCGTCACTATTTGGGCAGGTAATGCTGCCGATCGGTATCCGGTTGGTCGTGCGCGAAGAAGATGAGCCGCAGGCCGTAAAGGTGTTGGACGAAACGTTCGGAACCCACGAACCCGTTGACGAAGCGGACTTGGCGGTGCAAGCCGAAGCGACACTTGCGGAAGACGCCGCTGATGCGGCCGAGCCAGCATCTGCTGCCAATCCAACTGCGGACTCTGTTGCCCGCGAAAAGGATGCGCGGTTGGCGTTTCAAGCGGCCGTGATCGGGAATCTCATGCCGCTCGTTGCGCTATTCGCTCTTCGGATGATCCGGCGAGCGTCTACTGGACCCGGCGAACTGAGTCCGCGCGGAAGGTGGAATCTTCGCGCCGCGATCTTGCTTTCGATCTGGCCGCTCTTCTTGGTGGGTATTGGCGGCCTCTCTGTGTTGGTTGTGGCAATTTTCATGCTTCTCTCTCCGTTGTTGGGCTAA